One part of the Fusobacterium pseudoperiodonticum genome encodes these proteins:
- a CDS encoding YebC/PmpR family DNA-binding transcriptional regulator: MSGHSKWNNIQHRKGAQDKKRAKLFTKFGRELTIAAKEGGSDPNFNPRLRLAIEKAKAGNMPKDILERAIKKGSGELEGVDFTEMRYEGYGPAGTAFIVEAVTDNKNRTASEMRMTFSRKDGNLGADGAVSWMFKKKGIITVKSEGIDMDEFMMAALEAGAEDVEETDGVFEVTTEYTEFQTVLENLKNAGYQYEDAEITMIPENTVEITDLETAKKVMALYDALEDLDDSQNVYSNFDISDEILEQLD; the protein is encoded by the coding sequence GTGTCTGGACATAGTAAATGGAATAATATACAACATAGAAAAGGTGCTCAAGATAAGAAAAGAGCAAAGTTATTTACAAAATTTGGAAGAGAGTTAACAATTGCAGCTAAAGAAGGAGGAAGTGATCCTAACTTCAATCCAAGACTTAGACTTGCAATAGAAAAAGCTAAAGCTGGAAATATGCCAAAAGATATTCTAGAAAGAGCTATTAAAAAAGGTTCTGGAGAATTAGAAGGTGTAGATTTTACAGAAATGAGATACGAAGGTTATGGTCCTGCAGGAACTGCATTCATAGTTGAGGCTGTAACAGATAATAAAAATAGAACGGCTTCTGAGATGAGAATGACATTCTCTCGTAAAGATGGAAATCTTGGAGCTGATGGAGCAGTGTCTTGGATGTTTAAGAAAAAAGGAATCATAACTGTAAAATCTGAAGGTATAGATATGGACGAGTTTATGATGGCAGCATTGGAAGCAGGAGCAGAAGATGTTGAAGAGACTGATGGTGTTTTTGAAGTTACAACTGAATACACAGAATTTCAAACAGTTTTAGAAAACTTAAAGAATGCAGGTTATCAATATGAAGATGCTGAAATCACTATGATACCTGAAAATACTGTTGAAATCACTGATTTAGAAACAGCAAAAAAGGTTATGGCTCTTTATGATGCTTTAGAAGATTTAGATGATTCTCAAAATGTTTACTCAAACTTCGATATTTCAGATGAAATATTAGAACAATTAGATTAA